Part of the Paenibacillus sp. JNUCC32 genome is shown below.
GGTCGTGTACGGTTACATCCGAAAGTATCTTGGGGAAGAGGGCATTCTGGATATGGGATGCGGGGCCGGCCTGTTGTATGACATGCTCTTGGACGATGAAAAATCGAATTATACCGGTGTAGACCTGTCCGAGGAAGCGATCAGAATCGCATCCGGCAAAACGTCAAAGAACTTATTTCAGCGCGCGGACATCAATCATTATGTTCCTCATAAAAGCTACGACGTCATCGTTTTTAATGAATCGCTGCAGTACGTGCCCAATACCGCTAGCAAGCTGTTGGAATATGCACGTTACCTGACCCCGGATGGCGTCATCATATCTTCCCTATATTCACATAAGAACACCCAGGATCCCGATTATCTCATGGTAGAGCATAAGATCGGCGAAATCGAAAGCTGTGATGGGTTTGACGTCGTAGATAAAGTCAGCGTGTTTAACCACAACGCGGGATTGAAATGGTATATTCACCTT
Proteins encoded:
- a CDS encoding class I SAM-dependent methyltransferase; the encoded protein is MENAKVQDFIESSQEQWDEEYRSRMWDYLSDITEYARYSVVYGYIRKYLGEEGILDMGCGAGLLYDMLLDDEKSNYTGVDLSEEAIRIASGKTSKNLFQRADINHYVPHKSYDVIVFNESLQYVPNTASKLLEYARYLTPDGVIISSLYSHKNTQDPDYLMVEHKIGEIESCDGFDVVDKVSVFNHNAGLKWYIHLLKAKS